The genomic DNA TGCACAATTCCTGCAAGTTGGATGGCAATCTCTAGAAATTGCGAGAGAGAGAGGGACGATCTGTTTTCATATTTAGCTAAAGAGATACCTCCCATATCTTCCATAATCAGGGCGTAGCAGTTCTCGTAGCGTTCGAGGGCTATTGTTTTGACAATCCCTTCAATTTCTCGGTTTAAGGCGCGCGTTATTACATATTGATTGCGAAACTGAATTAATTCGCTCAAGGAAGGATATTCATTCCGCATCAACTTGATGATGACCGGTTGTCCGCGTTCCTCATGGCGAGCGCGATAGACTAAGGTGCGATCGCTTTCATAAATCGGTTCGAGTGCTTGATAGTTGGATATTTTGGGTAGCTGAGTCGAAATTCTATTCATGTTGTGAATCTTTAGATCGGCCGCAAAATCAAGCTCAAATAATCGGGCGATCGCATTACTGTTATTGAGACCGCTCTCTCTCAAACCAAGTAATAATATCTCTCACTTGCAATTTATCTAAAGTAATTCCTTTGCTCTGAGAAATTTGGCGGAGGGGAACCAAAGCAGCAGTAACTAAGCGAGTAAAAAAGTTAATGAAACGATCGTCGATATCTATTGTATCTTCAATTTTGGGATCGTGCTTCACCCAGTCGGCGATCGCATCTTCGGAAATCTGTTCGATCGGACAATGGGTTGTCGAGCTAATCTCGCTTAAAACCCGACAGGCATAAATCGCTAACCGGGTGGAAAATTTATCCGCAGACGAGAGTAAAGCTACATCCACAGCAGCCGCTTCTTCTGGGGTTAAAAACTCCATGGATACACGATCGTCAGTCATGGCTAAGATGGCTCCTCTACTCTAACTTCCATCGGTGCAATTAAATATCCGCACCGATGTTCGCCATCAATAATCCAATGGGTTCTCTCCACCAAACAATCCTCGAACAGTTCGGAAAACATCTTTAGCTCGTGGCCGCAGACGGTAGGAAAGGATTCGGCCACGTCAGAAATAGCGCAATGATGTTCTGCAAGCATAAACCGAACCGAATCATTTCCTTCTGATTCGATCGCATACCATTCTGCCATATATCCTTCTTCCTTACGCATCTCCACCAGTGCGGCCACTCGCTCTTGTACGGTTCCGCGAGCGAGGCGATCGCGATACACTTGAGCCTTACGCTGCCATTGCTTTTGTAAAATCGATCCCACTTGCTCTCGGCCCGCAATTTCCGCTAACGTATCCAAAAGGGAGACGGCAAACTCGCCATGATTATTCGGAAAGCGATCGCGTCCCTTGCGGCTGAGACGATAGTAATGTTGGGGTCGTCCCATGGAAGAAGACTCTACTTCCTCACTTGCCCGAACGGTATCGTACTCGATTAACGCTTCGGTTTCCAAGTCTTTCAGGTGTCGCCGAATAGCTTGTGGAGTAATTTCCAACACCTCTGCTAACTGCAAAGCCGTTGCTCGACCTTCTTTGAGCAAGTACTCCAGGATAGTTGGTTTCGTCGAGATTTTGCGAGCGGTTCCCATGGTTATTGTCTAAACGCCATCAAGTGCGATCGCCAGCAGGGCAAAAAAAATTTCTACGTTTTGTACTTTAACAACCAATTCGTTGCTAAACTACTCTACAATAGATTTAAACAACCTGAAAGCTGTTTAAACTCATTATACCCAGTTTAGTCAAGAACGCCGATCGAGAACCACCCATGACCGTATCTGAAACTCCCCAACAAGCGACCCAGAAAAGCCTAGAAGCGATGCGAAGCTTTTCTGAGACCTACGCCAAAAACACAGGAACCTACTTTTGCTCCGATCTGAGTATTACGGCAGTGGTCATCGAAGGTTTGGCTAAACATAAAGACGACCTCGGCGCACCTCTATGTCCCTGTCGCCACTACGAAGACAAAGTAGCCGAAGCCAAAGCCGCCTACTGGAACTGTCCTTGCGTCCCCATGCGCGAGCGGAAAGAATGTCACTGCATGTTATTCCTCACCGACGATAACCCCTTTGCCGGAGAAGAACAAGCCATTAGCATCGAACAAATCCGCCAAACCACCGATAACGCCACTCGGACTTAAGCCCTATTCCACCAGTCAGTAGAGAACACCACTCATGTCTACTAGCGTCAAAACCCTCGTCAACCAGCCCTACAAATACGGTTTCGTCACCGACATTGAAACCGAAAAAATTCCCCACGGTTTAAGCGAAGAAGTCGTGCGCCTGATTTCCGCCAAGAAAAACGAACCGGAATTCATGCTTAACTTTCGCCTGAAAGCCTATCGCCGATGGTTGCAGATGACCGAACCTGCTTGGCCGCACCTGCACTATCCTCCCATCGACTATCAAAAAATCTGTTACTATTCCGCTCCAAAACAACAGGATAAAAAGAAAAGCTTAGATGAAGTCGATCCGGCATTATTAGAAACCTTTGATAAACTCGGCATTCCCCTATCCGAGCAAAAGCGGTTATCTAATGTTGCCGTTGATGCCGTATTTGATAGCGTCTCTATTGCCACGACGTTCCGGGAAAAACTGGCGAAAGACGGCGTCATTTTCTGCTCCATCTCGGAAGCGGTTCATGACTATCCCGAACTGGTGGAAAAATACCTGGGTAGCGTCGTTCCCGTCGGTGATAATTACTTTACCGCTCTCAACAGCGCCGTCTTCAGCGATGGGTCATTTGTTTATATTCCGAAAAACACCAAATGCCCCATGGAATTGTCTACCTATTTCCGGATTAACAGCGGCGATACGGGACAATTCGAGCGCACTTTAATTGTTGCGGAAGAAGGCTCGCAAGTCTCCT from Roseofilum casamattae BLCC-M143 includes the following:
- the sufR gene encoding iron-sulfur cluster biosynthesis transcriptional regulator SufR, yielding MGTARKISTKPTILEYLLKEGRATALQLAEVLEITPQAIRRHLKDLETEALIEYDTVRASEEVESSSMGRPQHYYRLSRKGRDRFPNNHGEFAVSLLDTLAEIAGREQVGSILQKQWQRKAQVYRDRLARGTVQERVAALVEMRKEEGYMAEWYAIESEGNDSVRFMLAEHHCAISDVAESFPTVCGHELKMFSELFEDCLVERTHWIIDGEHRCGYLIAPMEVRVEEPS
- a CDS encoding ferredoxin-thioredoxin reductase catalytic domain-containing protein; this translates as MTVSETPQQATQKSLEAMRSFSETYAKNTGTYFCSDLSITAVVIEGLAKHKDDLGAPLCPCRHYEDKVAEAKAAYWNCPCVPMRERKECHCMLFLTDDNPFAGEEQAISIEQIRQTTDNATRT